The window CAAGTAAATGCTATAaagcatgtttaaaaaaatacactttgTTTTGGAAAGTAGTGGTGACTTAtggtttttctttcactttgctGTGGTTGGCTATTTTTAAGAGCTGCTTACTTTAGAGGAATTTGATCACTCGAACAAATGTGCGCATTAATTCACTTCAGctaaaactgaaagaaaagtaCAATATAATGTATACAGTTATACACTATAAGATTTTAACAATTTAGAGAAAACTGACCTTACTGACCTTTTCTGGAACTTTCAAACACATCTAGCTTTATTTCAAACTCCACCTGCTGAAGGAGTTTTCAAGAATCAGTTAACAGTTATTAAGTTGATAACCTAATTAATAAATCCATGTATGGAAGTGGACAAGACAACTTGtaggaaaaaaatacaagaatgtCAGGAGCTTCCCTTTACATTGTGTTTATGTAAATACATAGTTAGCACTGAGGGTAATAAGATCTACTTGACTCCCAACCAGATTGACAACATGAACCTGAAGATCATCGAGATACAGAGTAAGTTCAAGAAACCGACCCTGAAGAGAGTGAAGATCTCAGCTGAAGCCATGCTGAGTGTTCTGCTGGGCGGCAAACACAAGGAGTCCTTCGACTTCAAGGCTAACCTCAAGACAGtcaagaaggaagaagaaaaggtaAGTCTGGCTACTGTTTTAGCTTCTCCGAAACATTCAGGTTACAGTCATTATAGGGAAATGAACTGTTTTGTCTCGTCCATGTTATGTTTCCAACAGAAGGAGGAGGTGACTGACTGGCGTAAAAACGTGGAGGCCATGTCCGGGATGGAAGGCAGGAAGAAGCTGTTTGACGCATCCGGCAACTAAAGAAACATTTCCTTTGTTATCTTCTTCTTTTAATACATTCTTAAGATAACTTACTGTCTTACCTGTATTATAATGATTAATGAATTGCAGGTAGTAATAGCTTTAAAACCAGGATTGTCTCGCTTGTAATTTCATagaaatagaagaaaaacaacagatgttATTTGAAAATTTACTATAGACTTCAAGGggttttaaaattatttttcaaatagaAAATTTGAATTATACTGATATTGCTTTTCTGCTTGGTAAAAGCAATGACTGTTTGCAGTAGTTCTCCTCAGCAGCCTTGTGATGGCAGCATAACTCTTTCAAACCATCACAGGGCACTCAGACACAAGATACATTGTTTGTCCCTCTTAAATACACAACTattactgtgttttctgctatcattcaaaatgtattgGCTATTAAAGATATAATGCTGGAAATGAAATGGTACTGTTGCATTATTTGCTAAAGTTATTGCAGCTGGAGTATGTTGTCTTCATATTTGGTTTATGCACTTGATATAAAcatgaaacatgcatttttCTCCCAACAAAATAACAATCCTGTTATTGTTTTCTTCCACTGTTTCTTACAATAATCATAACTGATTGTGTGTGGGAGAAACTTCAGTTTCACACATATAAAACTGGACTAAAGCTCCTTCAAGCATCACCCTCTTCTCCTTGGTGAAAAGACAGAGGCACTAAGAAAGGATCGAAGGTGGACAGTGCCAATAAGAACCTTCACACCTCATACTTCTGGGATGTGAGAGATGCAGTGCAAGAAtggtgaggacagagaggctaTTTTAGTGAGCCACTCACATGAGCGCTGGAATCTATATATCTACCCTCTTTCTGTCCTCCTCGTCTCAGAAAAAGACGCCTGAGAGTATTTGTCACCTGCTGTATAAGGTAaggagttttatttttaaatatttcagagcATGAAAGGATAAAACTCCAAAAGAatgctttttattaaaatactCTTGCTTTAAGTTAAGAAAACTGATGCTACTTTAAATACATCAATAATAAATAGCTTggctggattttattttttatttttttggctaaaacagcatttattttaatgccataACAGACTGTATTGTTTTTATCTCAATGAAAGCTGTCTCATCTAAATAAGGATTTTCCATGTATGTGAGTCAGGGTTGAGGGGTTTTTCATGTTTCAGATCAGCTAGCTTCCTCTGATCTTGAACAGAAGTCAAGTAGAAGTTATGAATAACACAGACTGGATTTATTTATATCTGTTCGTCCTCTTTGCAACTTAATTCCCTTTTGATTTCTTACTGTAATTTCAATTTAACTATTTTCAATGtaacaaattatatatatattttttcttgcttattaaattaaaacacatttagaaTTTATATTACAAATCAAGATCAAACCTGAGGTTTTGGTCTTGATTACCTGCCTGGTAATCATATctagttttctttttcagttttttaagttATGCGGAAGGTTTGACCTTTAGACAATGTCATGCGTTGTTTTTTATCCCTGCTATGGAACAGTGACCTACCATATACTCTATAGAATTTTTCAATCAGAAGTGATTAAAAACTCATCAGTTTTGCCTGCTTACGTTTTTTCTGTTCAGAGTAAATGAGCTAAGATATGTGTGTCCTtctataaaaatacatattattttcctctttctttcttttgtattttggtAGATTTAACCaggggagacacacacagaactgcAACCATGTCTGAGGCGTAAGTACCCATGTCCCATTTACTTTCATCAT is drawn from Sparus aurata chromosome 8, fSpaAur1.1, whole genome shotgun sequence and contains these coding sequences:
- the LOC115586784 gene encoding troponin I, slow skeletal muscle-like isoform X3 translates to MLQEETEQKIKEREATLAERVPPLSMSGLSLQELLDLCKDLHHKIDVVDEERYDTGLKVSKNDQEIDNMNLKIIEIQSKFKKPTLKRVKISAEAMLSVLLGGKHKESFDFKANLKTVKKEEEKKEEVTDWRKNVEAMSGMEGRKKLFDASGN
- the LOC115586784 gene encoding troponin I, slow skeletal muscle-like isoform X2; amino-acid sequence: MGRGYTTGWLGEIRLLTVAAQMLQEETEQKIKEREATLAERVPPLSMSGLSLQELLDLCKDLHHKIDVVDEERYDTGLKVSKNDQEIDNMNLKIIEIQSKFKKPTLKRVKISAEAMLSVLLGGKHKESFDFKANLKTVKKEEEKKEEVTDWRKNVEAMSGMEGRKKLFDASGN